A single Larimichthys crocea isolate SSNF chromosome VIII, L_crocea_2.0, whole genome shotgun sequence DNA region contains:
- the drc8 gene encoding dynein regulatory complex protein 8 isoform X2 has translation MVSDVHKKIKAAFEAFDYETNNTVDVREIGTIIYSLGCFPSQTDLHDFIAEVEEDHTGYIHLDKFLPAMAKILLEHKYPPIPEDILLQAFEVLDKEKKGYLEPEELANYMTQEGELFTQEEMDEMLTALADHEKDLIYYKDILSQLTIDPEL, from the exons ATGGTGTCAGATGTACACAAGAAGATTAAAGCAGCTTTTGAAGCGTTTGACTATGAGACCAATAACACAGTGGATGTCCG GGAGATTGGCACCATCATCTATTCTCTTGGATGCTTCCCATCTCAGACAGACCTACATGACTTTATAGCTGAG GTGGAGGAGGACCACACAGGATATATCCATTTGGACAAGTTCCTCCCAGCCATGGCTAAAATCCTGCTGGAGCACAA gtATCCGCCCATCCCAGAGGACATTCTCCTTCAGGCCTTTGAG GTCCtggataaagaaaagaaaggataCCTGGAGCCAGAGGAGTTGGCAAACTACATGACACAGGAAG GGGAGCTCTTCACtcaggaggagatggatgagATGCTCACAGCACTCGCTGACCATGAGAAGGACCTCATCTATTACAAAGACATACTCAGCCAGCTGACCATTGACCCTGAGTTGTAG
- the kcnk2a gene encoding potassium channel subfamily K member 2 — MAAPDLLDPKSATHNTKPRLSFSTKPITLTPREESEVVTTVMKWKTVTAIFLLVVLYLVMGAAVFRALEQPHESAQRLAILSQKLEFLSRHSCVNQSQMEELVKQVVSAIRSGVNPAGTLTNHSSLWDLSSAFFFAGTVITTIGFGNISPHTEGGRIFCIVYALLGIPLFGFLLAGVGDQLGTIFGKGIARVEKMFMHWDITQTKIRVISTLLFVLFGCLLFVALPAAIFKHIEGWSALESLYFVVITLTTIGFGDFVAGGSEIEYLDYYKPVVWFWILVGLAYFAAILSMIGDWLRVISKRTKEEVGEIRAHAAEWTANVSAEFKETRRRVSVEIYDKFQRATSIKRKLSSELGFSPAPELTLPKRTVSVNFNDERDKEAGLQGLTTPLTRNGGLFMNGLDPERGDLSVIEPLK; from the exons A TGGCAGCACCAGACTTATTGGACCCTAAATCCGCCACTCACAATACCAAGCCCCGCCTCTCCTTCTCCACAAAGCCAATCACACTGACTCCTCGGGAGGAGAGTGag GTGGTTACCACAGTGATGAAATGGAAGACGGTGACAGCCATCTTTCTTTTGGTGGTTCTGTACCTGGTGATGGGAGCAGCAGTCTTCAGAGCCCTGGAGCAACCTCATGAGAG CGCCCAGCGTTTGGCCATCCTCTCCCAGAAGCTGGAGTTCCTGTCCAGACACTCTTGTGTCAACCAGAGTCAAATGGAGGAGCTGGTTAAG CAAGTTGTGTCTGCGATCCGTTCAGGAGTAAACCCTGCAGGGACGCTGACCAACCACAGCAGCTTGTGGGACCTGAGCTCTGCCTTCTTCTTTGCTGGGACTGTTATCACAACCATCg GTTTTGGAAACATCTCTCCACACACAGAAGGTGGAAGGATCTTCTGTATCGTTTATGCGTTGCTAGGGATACCTTTGTTCGGCTTCCTCTTGGCCGGTGTGGGAGATCAGCTCGGCACCATATTCGGCAAGGGCATCGCCagagtggagaaaatgtttatg CACTGGGACATCACTCAGACAAAGATCCGTGTCATCTCCAcgttgctgtttgtgttgtttggctGCCTGCTGTTTGTGGCGCTCCCGGCAGCCATCTTTAAACACATCGAGGGGTGGTCTGCGCTGGAGTCCCTTTACTTTGTGGTCATCACCCTGACCACCATAGGATTTGGAGACTTTGTGGCAg gTGGTTCAGAAATAGAGTACTTAGATTACTATAAACCAGTTGTATGGTTTTGGATTCTGGTGGGACTAGCCTACTTTGCTGCCATCCTCAGCATGATAGGAGACTGGCTCAGAGTCATTTCCAAGAGGACGAAAGAAGAG GTAGGAGAGATCCGGGCTCATGCGGCAGAGTGGACAGCTAATGTCTCAGCAGAGTTCAAAGAAACTCGTCGACGTGTGAGCGTCGAGATCTACGATAAGTTCCAGCGTGCCACGTCGATTAAGCGCAAACTGTCCTCTGAGCTGGGATTCAGCCCTGCCCCTGAGCTCACTCTGCCAAAGAGGACCGTGTCGGTCAATTTCAATGATGAACGAGACAAGGAGGCCGGGCTGCAGGGTCTGACGACACCTCTGACTAGAAATGGTGGTTTGTTCATGAACGGTTTGGATCCAGAGAGAGGAGATCTCTCAGTCATCGAACCCCTCAAGTAG
- the drc8 gene encoding dynein regulatory complex protein 8 isoform X1 gives MAESKPSAEAMVSDVHKKIKAAFEAFDYETNNTVDVREIGTIIYSLGCFPSQTDLHDFIAEVEEDHTGYIHLDKFLPAMAKILLEHKYPPIPEDILLQAFEVLDKEKKGYLEPEELANYMTQEGELFTQEEMDEMLTALADHEKDLIYYKDILSQLTIDPEL, from the exons ATGGCGGAGAGCAAACCAAGTGCAG aggCCATGGTGTCAGATGTACACAAGAAGATTAAAGCAGCTTTTGAAGCGTTTGACTATGAGACCAATAACACAGTGGATGTCCG GGAGATTGGCACCATCATCTATTCTCTTGGATGCTTCCCATCTCAGACAGACCTACATGACTTTATAGCTGAG GTGGAGGAGGACCACACAGGATATATCCATTTGGACAAGTTCCTCCCAGCCATGGCTAAAATCCTGCTGGAGCACAA gtATCCGCCCATCCCAGAGGACATTCTCCTTCAGGCCTTTGAG GTCCtggataaagaaaagaaaggataCCTGGAGCCAGAGGAGTTGGCAAACTACATGACACAGGAAG GGGAGCTCTTCACtcaggaggagatggatgagATGCTCACAGCACTCGCTGACCATGAGAAGGACCTCATCTATTACAAAGACATACTCAGCCAGCTGACCATTGACCCTGAGTTGTAG
- the cgref1 gene encoding cell growth regulator with EF hand domain protein 1 — protein MQTGVFMESHLGRLALCVLSLFMLLHLSLAALVPGTQREESADAHPPTGALANPFGSGEEDRRLLQSYIQSSLKDGQERPEISTWEQEVFFLFRLYDFDRSGFLDGLEMMKLLSDYSSHHTPGTQANELVVSMVDFLLQTQDQNQDGLLAPSELLSPPLPLTQDSSNNNAPHQEKEAANPSTDEEKAGVAEQKEEAHEELQPKDEQTQQQEKAEEEEPHGQQNSEAPAAEQGQDHKDPVHVGQPEI, from the exons ATGCAGACAG GTGTGTTCATGGAGTCTCACCTGGGCAGGTTGGCCCTATGTGTCCTGTCCCTGTTCATGCTATTACACTTGTCCCTGGCTGCACTTGTACCTGGGACACAAAG GGAGGAATCAGCAGATGCCCACCCCCCGACAGGAGCACTAGCCAATCCATTCGGCTCTGGGGAGGAGGATCGCAG GTTGCTGCAAAGTTACATTCAATCCAGTCTGAAGGATGGCCAAGAAAGACCAGAAATCAGCACCTGGGAGCAAG AGGTATTCTTCCTGTTTCGTCTTTATGACTTCGATCGCAGTGGGTTCCTGGATGGCCTGGAGATGATGAAGCTACTCTCTGACTATAGCTCCCATCATACACCTGGAACACAGGCCAATGAGCTG gtgGTGTCTATGGTAGATTTTTTACTCCAGACTCAGGATCAAAATCAGGATGGCCTGTTGGCCCCATCTGAGCTGCTGTCGCCTCCATTACCTCTCACACAG GACTCCAGCAACAACAATGCACCTCACCAGGAGAAGGAGGCGGCAAACCCCAGTACTGACGAGGAGAAGGCAGGAGTAgcagagcagaaagaggaggCTCATGAGGAGCTGCAGCCTAAAGATGAACAAACTCAACAGCAAGAAAAGGCTGAAGAAGAGGAACCGCATGGACAACAAAACTCAGAAGCTCCAGCAGCAGAACAAGGGCAGGACCACAAAGATCCTGTTCATGTGGGGCAACCAGAGAtatga